AATACTGATCTTAGTTTCTTCTACAAATTTTCCAAATGCTGCCGAAGCCGCTGAACCTGTAAATAGCGCGATGGTTGCCTGATTCATTAGCGTAGCGTAAATCAGCCAGGGCCCCATCATCCAGCCCATGCTCGTTGTCCAAGTCACTACATCATTCGGGTGAATATCGTGGTGAAAGTGTCCGTCCATCGCACACTTAATCGGAGTCAGTTGGTTCCAGGGAATGGCTTTAGGTTCGGAAGTAGTGCCTGATGAGAATAGTATACTGATTGTATCATCCGGCTGACCGATATGGGTTTCAGCCGTGGTTTCCCCTAAAAAATCATCCCAGATAATATCGTCTGATCTTAATTGCGTATCCGGTTGGTTTTGTACAACGACAGCTAACGGAGTATTAGCTTCTTTTACTCGTGAATAGACATTGAGCAATTTTTGATTATAAGCGTAAGCATCTACCGTGATAACCGCTTTTGCCTTGGCGATCTTCAGTCGGCTACTTAACTCTTGGGACGAAAAGCTATCGGCAATCAGTACTGCTGCCATTCCCGCTTTTATAATTCCTAAGTAAGCGGCTACGGCTTCTTTTCCGAGTGGCATATACAAGGCTACTGCATCGCCGGGCTTAAAATTTAAATTCTTTAAACCGGAAGCTACCCGGTTTACGAGTTCTTCTAACTGCCCGTAGGATAGTGTTTCAGTCTGCCCGGACTCATCCGCTAGGGTTAACGCGGGTTTATCAGCCGGAGCCTGGAAGCAGCTTTCCGCAATATTCAGTTGCGCTCCCCTGAGCCAATTCACCTGTTCGTTTCCCTGGCTATCGTCCAGTATCTGCTGATAAGGTTTATCCAGTTGAATATTCAACCGTCTAACTACCGCCTCCCAAAACACAGCTCGATTTTGTATTGACCATTGGTATAAATCGGCGTATGATTCTACCTCGACTTGCGCCATTAGCTCAGAGATGTTAGCACTTTGAACGGTAGATTCATCCGGGTGCCAGGCTACTTTGAGTGGTTCGTTCTCGTAGATATTCTGATAAGTCTTCCAGGTCTGCTCAAAGCTAAGTTTACCTCGAGCATTACTAGCTACGGACTGCCATTGCTGGATCTTTTGGGCTAAATTGTTAGTTTCTGCTTCCATACTTTTAGGAAAATACGATCTTTTCGCTTACTTAGAACGAACTTATTACCAGGATGATTGGGATAACGATAGATGACCAGTATAATAATCGATTGCTACCCGAACAATACACACGTAAAACTAATAAATACTTATGCCGGTATCTCAGTTACTATCGCTTTGTTTTCTGATTTTATTAATAGGTATTGTTGCTTGCCAGCCGGAGAAGAAACGGATTGTGTTCTTTGGCGATTCTATTACTCAAGCGGGTAACGAACCCGGTGGCTACATTGACCTGCTGCGCCAACAGATGGACACGTCTCGCTACGAACTTATTGGGGCGGGTATCAGTGGTAATAAAGTTCCTGACCTTCAAGGGCGCGTGCAGGAGGATGTGCTGAGTCATAAGCCGGATGTAGTCTTGATCTACATCGGTATTAATGATGTGTGGCACTTCTACAAGTTTGAGGGGACTACTGGAACGGAAAAATCGGTGTACGAAGCCGGGCTGAAAGATTTGATTCAAACCATTACTGCTACGGGTAGCGAAGTAATTTTAGCCACTCCTACCGTGATTGGCGAAGACCCCGATAGCCAAGATGAAACCAACCAGCGATTGGTAGAGTATGCCGAAGTAGTACGGCAGGTGGCTAATGAAACAAATACTCCGCTGTGCGATCTTCGAACGAATATTAGCGAGTACCTCCGGGCAAATAATCTATCCAAGCAATACGAGGGAATACTGACAGGCGATGGCGTACACATGAACCGGAAAGGCAACCAGTTTCTGGCTGACCAGTTTAAATCTTGTATTCTATAGACAGGCTTTATTAGGTCGGTAAGGGTGCTACTTTTTTATATTTCTTCCTCTTCCTGAAATACAACCGAGCCCCGATTGTAAATAGCTTGCATAATCAGCCCAAACAGCACTCCAAACACAATAATGATAATATTGATTAAACCTTCGGCGCTGAACGACATCCGGATAAGTACAGTAGATAAGATAAATCCGGTATTTCTGATGAGTTGGTTATAATCTTTAATATGCTTAAAGGAAACAATTAATACTAGTACGTCGATCAGGATGAGCAGTATGAAAAACTCATGATAAAATATCCAATTGACATCAGTTACTTCACTAATCTGCTCAGTTAGGTACCAGTACGTTTCTAGCAACCACTTTACAAAGCTAAATATTGTAAGTCCGACAAAGGCAGCGAACAACAACACACTAACTCGCCGTTTAAACCTTAGGAATGGCACGATGCGCTCAGAGAAACCTATTTTGGGGCTTGATTTTGCCTGCCGATTAAATTGCTGGATAATTAGAAATAATGCAATTAGACCGACAAAATCTGCTAACAACTGAATGTTATAATCGTATGCAAACCAGTCAAGCGATAAGGTAGCATTAGAGACATCCTTAAAAATACGTCGCACTACAATTAGTGAAATAATCTCGTACTGCTTACTCACAAAGGTGGTGAACGAGGAAGGCAGGTAGTAGATTAGTAAGTAGACCTCAAATACTAAAATAAAGGTAAAGGGAGTATATAGTGTGGCAATAGGGTTGGTCAGCAAGCTTCCCTTTAACAACTCGACAGGCAGTACGTGCAGCCAATGTAAAAAGACTAAAAAAACATGAATAAGAAAACCAACAATACTTAAATTGATTATTAACTGATCAAAGCGTTCCTTAAAGTGATCACTCAGGATTTTATTGGCAATGGAATCTAGCCCTTTCATACAAGTGAGGTCTACAACTGTGAGTGGACTCGAGATGATACCCGCTGACGCCAGAAGATAATACGGTTATAACCTAGCTATCTCAGTTTAGTTTACTCACCCCGTTTTTGCACTCCAACCTCCTCACTCCACTGCTCGTAGGTTAGGCTCATTTGTTCTAGTACTTTGGGGAATTCGGTGCTAACATCATTGAGTTCGGTGGGATCTTGCTGCATATCGTAAAGAGACCATTGGTACGCCGGGGCTTGACTTACAATTTTCCACTTTCCCTGTCGCATGGCCTGATGACCGATATGCTCCCAAAAGAGCGGTCGCTCCGAAGGTGCTGAGTCATTTTCGATGATAGATAACAGATTTTTTCCCCTTAACGCCCGAACACTATCTGGGTACGTAGCTTGAGCTAAGTTGGCAATAGTTGGGTAAACATCTACTACGTGGGCGTAGCTATCTACCCGTTCCGTTGGTTCTATTCCATTGGGCCAGTGGATAATGAGCGGAGAAGCAATTCCACCTTCTTCTACGTGGCGTTTGTAGCGACGAAATGGAGTGTTAGATGCGATAGACCAGGGCTTGCGATAGGCCGCGTAAGAACCGGGCAGGCCAATTTCTACGGCAGGATCATTCAGCTTTCGCCCAGTGATATCTTCCGGCGAGCCACCATTATCTGATAAAAAGATCACTAACGTATTTTCCCAAGCATTATTGGTTTGTAATGTCTCAAACACCTGGCCTAAACCCTGATCCATGCGGTCAATCATGGCAGCGTACACTTCCATTCGTCGCTCCCAATGAAGTGAGGTATCGCGCTGACTCCACTCGGGTATATCTTCCTCCCAGAGTGGCAATTGAAAGCTAGTATCGATCACTCCCTCTTTTTGCATTCGTAAGTAGCGTTCCTGGCGCAAAGCTTCCCAACCACTATCGTAGCGACCTTTATAGCGAGCAATATCTTCAGGTAGGGCGTGTAGCGGCCAGTGGGGAGCAGTATATGCCAAATACAAAAAGAAAGGCTGACTATTTTCTTGAGAAAAGTGCTGCGTTAAGAAAGAAGCTGCCGAATCTGACAGAGCATCCGTCATATAAAACTCCTCTTTGGGTGGAGTCCAGGGCTGACCATTGTAGGCCATTTGCCGTACCCGAGGTTGGTCGGTAATCACTTCATAGTAGCTACTTGCTCCGCTAATTAGGCCAAAGTACTTATCAAAACCTCGTTTGGTAGGCCAGTATTCCGGTTTTTCACCCACATGCCATTTGCCCGACATGTAGGTAGCGTACCCGGTAGGTTTTAAAAGTTCGGCCAGTGTGAGGCATTGATCGTTCAAATAACCTTGATATGGTCCCGGTTCAGGATTGCTATCTGCCCCACTAACCATTGCTCCCATTCCGGCTTCATGCGGATACAACCCCGTGAGCAGAGAAGCCCGAGTCGGGCAACAACGCGCCGTATTGTAAAAATGACGAAACGCCACTCCTGATTTCGCTAGCTTATCTAAGTTTGGAGTACGAATTTCACTACCGTAGCAACCCAAATCCGAATAGCCCATATCATCGGCCATAATTAGTAGAATATTCGGACGTTCATCCTGTACCTGGGCATCGGGGGAAGATACTGGTTGGCACGACCATAAGCACCAACTGATGCATACTACAGATAGAGTGGGGAGTAGTTTCATAGAATGATAGCTGCTAATAGGTTTAGTTGGTAACTGGCTTGGATTTTTTCTTCCAAACCCACTGCCAGTAAAAGTAAGGAAATATAGGTACTACTGAGGCTAATTCTTCCTGAGCATCGGGAAAATACATGTAAAAGCCAATCAGCTCGGTGCGAAAGTACCTCAAAAAAGCGTATCGGGAAGCATAGAACGGTGCCAGACGAAACCCGTAGGATAGCTGATACTTACGGGGAATATTATCCAGATAGGTGAAGGTGGTACCGTAAGAACTAGTGCCGTGTACCGAGAGCCAGGGCTTAGGTCGCCAATCCACACTAAGTGATACATCGGGATTGATAGTTCTATCAAAAAATCTACCTACGTACCGAGCAGTATCTCGATTCTCAATTAATAGGTTTTCAGTATAGGTTACTCCTACCGAAAAGTGAAGGTACGTATTTTCACCAGTCTGCCAACTGGCATTCAGATGATTATACCAGCTATTTCCGCCCTGCCGTTCAATAGTTAAGTTATCCTGATCAGCCTGATTTTGCGTTCTCCACAAGTGCTGATACATCGTTTCGAACGCTAGAGCTGGCCAGATTCCTTGCTGATCGGCTAACCTGAACCGAAAGTTAAAGCTGGGAACGGGCAGGTAGGGCTCCTGAAAAAGACCGCCGATCAATGGTAGCAAATCAATTTCTGCGGTAATATTATCAGTAATGCCCCACCAAGCCCAGCTTGGGATGGGCAGTGTAAACGGTGACTGATTATAAATAACCTCTCGCTTTTTAAGAGTATAAGCGGTGAATCCATCGGCTGGATGCAGGAAGATATCGGCTTGTAACCCCTGCCGTTGCTTATCCTGACCTAGTAGGGAAGTGAAAGACGACAGAACAACGATTAATAGCAGTGTTACTTTCATCTCAGACAATTACCTGATACCCTATTAAACACTATCCGTAGTAGACTAGCCATAAATATCATTTAGAATACTCGCCAGCCTCAGTCCGGCGAGTAGTAACCGTTGCTCCACAATCGGCCAGTTGTGGTACATATATTCGTAACCGAGACGTTTATCATCCGGCACATCGTATACCGCACCGCGCAGTTCCACTGCTTCATCTAGCCATTGTTCCATGTAAACGGATTGGGTTTCACTCACTAGTTCAGGCGTAACGTAGCGGTTGAGGTGGGTTGCTAACTCGGTGTAACTTAGTTGCTTGGCATTAAGCATATCGCTATCCCAAACCCGGTGCAGGTTCGATGAATCAGGTTCATACATCCAGCGTACTCGCACATCGTTACCACCCCGGTCATCTCCTTTACCTATGTGCAACGGCTGGTGTAAATCCCCAACTAGATGAACTAATATTTTTAGATACTCTTGTTCTTGCTGTAATGGTAGGGTGTCACTCTTCAGAGCAGCAATTATACGCTGGGTAGCTTCGTAAGCATCACCCGTCGGCTCCTGAATTTCAGGGTTATAGCTGGTTCCGGTGGGTACGGTAACCCAGTGCCAAGTGTTGGTGTAATCGTAAGCCGAGTCGGAACGGATTTCGTCCATCCAAGTACTGGCCATTGCCAAGTCTACTGGCCCCAGAATCTGGGTTATACGCGCTTCGGCAGCTCGGCTCAGATGCCATTGGGCCAATTGCCCAATAGCCCGATGTCCAGTTTGCCCCCAGCCCCAGCTAAGCTGGTTAGTCACCGCAATCAGAAGTAAGGTAGTCAGCAGTCTTTTCATGGTATAGGTTTTTGCGGTGAAGATAAGGTATTCTAAAAAAGAACGAAGTGGGGTAAGCATTAAATCCTACTTTCCTCCTTCACAAACTACTTGCAAAAACTTGTCTAACTACACCCTCCTAGGCTCAACAGGTCAGAGCAGGGTTCTTTCCTACCAATAATAAACGACAGTAGCCTTACAAAATGCTCCTATCGGCGACGGCGAATAGAATTTATCGCCTAGCAATAGATCTACGGCTTATGTAGTGGTCAATAAGCCGAATAATGTCAGACTGCCTACTGAAGTCAATATTGTTCTTGGTAACAAAGCGGTCTACCTGTTTAGCTTCACTTTCCTTTAGCGAGAACAATTTGGCCAGATTACTACGACCAGCTTTAAATCTTTGGAAGTTGCCATCCGGTAAAAACACAAAGTAGTCTTGAGCAAAGGCTTGCCCCTCCTTATGCGGATGAAGGCGAGTTGGATAGCGGTGAGTGGCCGTAGCACTCGCCGGAACCTTCCTTTCTCTCACAAACAAAGAAAATGCCCCATTAAATACTAACTGGAAAAACATAAGACGAGGACGCTTTTCAGCATCAGAATACGGTAATGTAAAAAAGGTTTGTATGAAGCCAGTAGTAGTATCTATGGCAATAAAAGATTCTACCGAGTAAGCACTAAACGCTAGCATTTTAGAGCCCGATTGTAATACAACGATATTGTTTTTCAAATCATACTTTAAATGACCTTCAAACTGTTGGCCACTATTTAGCACAATGCTACCGTGTTTCCATTCCTCATCAGATTTTAACTGTTCTGCTAATACTGTTTCAATAAGGCATACTACTCCCAGTAGCATTCCAATGAAATACCTCATAGTGATCATTCTTTACAGGTTTAACAATGTGGTTTTAAACGAACTTACTTTTTGCTGAGGTTGCTATATTAGCATATGGTCTTTTACTTCTTCGCAGTAAATATATTTCAAAGAAAAGCAATTTATACAACTTCTGTTGCAATGAAATACCCAATAACTTGTAACGTATTTAATGTAAATACCAAATTTTTGAAAACTCAATAAGCGAAAGGTAAGCTATATTTTACCAACTACTAGGTGTATTTACTCGGAAGCTACCCCCAATTGAAAAGAAGTTGTGAAAAATCCCTGATGGGATTGTAGTCTTTGGTAGTACCGTTTTACGCCTTCTTCTAAAGAGACAAAAGGCTTGGTGTAGCCAGAATTTCTGAGCGCTTGTAAGTTTGCCTGCGTAAACGTTTGATATTTTCCTTTTAGGTAGTCAGGAAAAGGAATGAATTCAATCTCAGTTTTTTCGGTTTCTAATTGCTGAATGATGTGGGCAATATCCAGAAAACTTCGGGCTTCGCCAGTACCACAATTGTATATTCCTGACTGGGCTTGCTGAAAAAAGTGAAGATTAACCCGTACTACATCTTCCACAAAAATAAAATCCCGCCGGAAGTCTTGGCTACCTTCAAACAGGCGCATTTTTCCTCCTTCCCGTAGCTGATTGAAGAAATGAAAAGCTACGGAAGCCATGCTACCTTTATGACTTTCTTGATAGCCGTACACATTAAAGTAGCGTAGCCCTACCACCGGGGAGCTTACCGCATTTGCTTTCAAATAGCGAAGTACGTACTGATCGAACATAAACTTAGAGAAGGCATATACATTAAGCGGATACTCGCACGCTCGCTCTTCAGTAAAGCCATTATCACCGTTACCGTATACTGAGGCACTGGAAGCGTAGTAGAATGGTATTTTACGGTCGATACAATGGTGAAACAGCACTTTGGAAAACTGATAATTGTTCCGCATCATGTATTCGCCGTCGGTCTCGGTAGTAGAAGAACAGGCTCCCTGATGAAAAATCGCAGTAATATTCTGAAGTGAGGGTAAAACATCGAGGAACTTCTGCTTATCTAAAAAATCAGCCATGAATAACCCGTTTAGGTTGAGGTGTTTCTGAGCGTTAGCCAGATTGTCAACCACCAAAATATCTTCGTGCCCCAATTCATTTAATCCTTTAATAAGATTACTGCCGATAAATCCGGCTCCGCCCGTTACAATTATCATAGCTCTGCTAGTTTTAATAAACCCAAAAATAGCTTCTGTTCCCTAACAATGCTAACATCAATTAAGAATTGATAGTGGAGAACAAGAATCGGTTAAGCATCTAAACACTTGGTAACATGCTAACCCTGAATTTGAACGAGCGCACCTATTTTGCTTACGTGGTCTACCAATAGGCTATTTGAATTGGCTGGTGTTTTTAGTAACTTTTGCTTTCACCGCTAACCGAAGAATACGTAGCAGTAATGACAACCCCACAACGCTTCGCCTACTTTCTGTTCAGCACTGCTGTCATCTCATTGTTAAGTTGCCAACCCAAGGGTAAACTAACTGAGGAAGAAGCCGAACTACTGTTTGCCCACGAGGTTTATCCGATTTTACAAGAAAAGTGCTTTGCCTGCCACGGCGATAAACCCAGCAAAATTGAAGGTGACTTTAATATTCATACCCTGGAAGGAGCTCTGGCCGGAGGCGAGTCCGGGCGCATAACTCTTACCCCCGGTAATGCCGAAAAAAGCTTGATCTACGAAGCCGTCACCTGGCAGAACAGCGATTTTGAAATGCCTCCCAAAGAAAATGACCGGCTAACAGACGCTCAGGTAAGCTTAGTGAAAAATTGGATCAACGCCGGTGCCCCCTGGCCCAATGACGAACGCCGCGCTTACTTGGTAGAAAATACCGAGTGGCATTACTCCGATGGCATAAAAGTTAAAACGAGTGAAGCTTTATCCGCTACCTGGCAGAACCGTCGCTACCGGCCCGAAGACCTTTGGGGATTTCAGCCAGTGCAAGACTACGCCGTGCCGAAAGATTATTTGACCGAATCAGGACATCCGGTTGATGCTTTTATTCAGCGCAAGCTAGGGGAATATGCTATCGAACCCGCCCCACCGGCCGATAAGCCGACACTAATTCGCCGGGCTACCTTCGATCTGACCGGGCTACCTCCTACTCCCGAAGAAGTGAATGCTTTCGTAAACGATTCCTCTCCCGATGCTTACGAGAAGCTAATTGATCGTCTGCTGGCTTCTCCGCACTACGGCGAACGCTGGGGTCGCCACTGGTTAGACGTGGTTCGCTACGCGGATACCGATGGCTACTCCAATGATTTCGAACGTCCCAATGCTTGGCGCTACCGCGACTACGTGATCCGCTCGTTCAACGATGATAAACCTTACAATCAATTTATTCGGGAGCAGATTGCGGGAGATGAGATTGATCCTACTAATCCGGAAATGCTCGTTGCCGTCGGCTACCTAAGAATGGGACCTTGGGAACACACAGCGATGAGCGTAGCCGCCGAAACCCGGCAGTTATTTTTAGATGATGTAACCAACAGTGTGGGTGAAACCTTTATGGCGATTCCACTACGTTGCGCCAGTTGCCACGATCATAAGTTTGATCCCATTCCTACCCGCGACTACTACCGTATTCAGGCCAGCTTTGCCCCGGTGCAGTTTGCCGAGCGGGAAGCCGATTATCTACCTTCGGAAAATCAGACCGGATTTGAAGCGGGTAAAGTCCGGCTAGAACGGTTGATTGCTGAAGCGGAACAAGCCCAATGGGCTATTTACGAGAAAGAAGAAAACGCGGCTCGTCGTTGGATGACTCAGCAGGGATTGAAGTATCTTCCTCCCAAACAGAGAAAGGCGTTACCGGAAAATCAGCAACCGCCTCGCTTCT
This region of Tunicatimonas pelagia genomic DNA includes:
- a CDS encoding arylsulfatase: MKLLPTLSVVCISWCLWSCQPVSSPDAQVQDERPNILLIMADDMGYSDLGCYGSEIRTPNLDKLAKSGVAFRHFYNTARCCPTRASLLTGLYPHEAGMGAMVSGADSNPEPGPYQGYLNDQCLTLAELLKPTGYATYMSGKWHVGEKPEYWPTKRGFDKYFGLISGASSYYEVITDQPRVRQMAYNGQPWTPPKEEFYMTDALSDSAASFLTQHFSQENSQPFFLYLAYTAPHWPLHALPEDIARYKGRYDSGWEALRQERYLRMQKEGVIDTSFQLPLWEEDIPEWSQRDTSLHWERRMEVYAAMIDRMDQGLGQVFETLQTNNAWENTLVIFLSDNGGSPEDITGRKLNDPAVEIGLPGSYAAYRKPWSIASNTPFRRYKRHVEEGGIASPLIIHWPNGIEPTERVDSYAHVVDVYPTIANLAQATYPDSVRALRGKNLLSIIENDSAPSERPLFWEHIGHQAMRQGKWKIVSQAPAYQWSLYDMQQDPTELNDVSTEFPKVLEQMSLTYEQWSEEVGVQKRGE
- a CDS encoding PSD1 and planctomycete cytochrome C domain-containing protein, giving the protein MLSPLTEEYVAVMTTPQRFAYFLFSTAVISLLSCQPKGKLTEEEAELLFAHEVYPILQEKCFACHGDKPSKIEGDFNIHTLEGALAGGESGRITLTPGNAEKSLIYEAVTWQNSDFEMPPKENDRLTDAQVSLVKNWINAGAPWPNDERRAYLVENTEWHYSDGIKVKTSEALSATWQNRRYRPEDLWGFQPVQDYAVPKDYLTESGHPVDAFIQRKLGEYAIEPAPPADKPTLIRRATFDLTGLPPTPEEVNAFVNDSSPDAYEKLIDRLLASPHYGERWGRHWLDVVRYADTDGYSNDFERPNAWRYRDYVIRSFNDDKPYNQFIREQIAGDEIDPTNPEMLVAVGYLRMGPWEHTAMSVAAETRQLFLDDVTNSVGETFMAIPLRCASCHDHKFDPIPTRDYYRIQASFAPVQFAEREADYLPSENQTGFEAGKVRLERLIAEAEQAQWAIYEKEENAARRWMTQQGLKYLPPKQRKALPENQQPPRFYGLTDHDLGYRKVLQKRLQVLRHQLKRYDPLAYSVYNGAVVDNPHSGRPMKVPDSVSSNIQSTFILSGGSVHAPDQEVTPGVLSAIRTFTESVESPIQDSVPDSRDGRRIALAKWLASADNPLTTRSIVNRIWQYHFGQGLAGNANNFGVMGKKPTHPELLDWLTTYFIEHGWSFKEMHRLIMTSETYQRSSTHPDTKQVNEVDPNNHWLAYYSPRRLTAEELRDAMLVVSGELNTEMGGLPIKPEINREVAMQPRHIMGSIAPAYQPSRTPQERNRRTIYTYHYRGMPNPMLEVFNQPNSDLSCEARIASTVTPQVFTLFNGQNSYNRALAMAHQLEQRDQSLESQIKRAINLAWNRSAEPQEVQTSADFVEKMVAYHQENEPIDPEYPVEVERTMFEEMTGEEFSYTERLDMYEDYVADIAPSEVPSETRALADLCRVLFNANEFVYVY
- a CDS encoding S1/P1 nuclease — encoded protein: MKRLLTTLLLIAVTNQLSWGWGQTGHRAIGQLAQWHLSRAAEARITQILGPVDLAMASTWMDEIRSDSAYDYTNTWHWVTVPTGTSYNPEIQEPTGDAYEATQRIIAALKSDTLPLQQEQEYLKILVHLVGDLHQPLHIGKGDDRGGNDVRVRWMYEPDSSNLHRVWDSDMLNAKQLSYTELATHLNRYVTPELVSETQSVYMEQWLDEAVELRGAVYDVPDDKRLGYEYMYHNWPIVEQRLLLAGLRLASILNDIYG
- the rfaD gene encoding ADP-glyceromanno-heptose 6-epimerase — encoded protein: MIIVTGGAGFIGSNLIKGLNELGHEDILVVDNLANAQKHLNLNGLFMADFLDKQKFLDVLPSLQNITAIFHQGACSSTTETDGEYMMRNNYQFSKVLFHHCIDRKIPFYYASSASVYGNGDNGFTEERACEYPLNVYAFSKFMFDQYVLRYLKANAVSSPVVGLRYFNVYGYQESHKGSMASVAFHFFNQLREGGKMRLFEGSQDFRRDFIFVEDVVRVNLHFFQQAQSGIYNCGTGEARSFLDIAHIIQQLETEKTEIEFIPFPDYLKGKYQTFTQANLQALRNSGYTKPFVSLEEGVKRYYQRLQSHQGFFTTSFQLGVASE
- a CDS encoding AMP-binding protein; amino-acid sequence: MEAETNNLAQKIQQWQSVASNARGKLSFEQTWKTYQNIYENEPLKVAWHPDESTVQSANISELMAQVEVESYADLYQWSIQNRAVFWEAVVRRLNIQLDKPYQQILDDSQGNEQVNWLRGAQLNIAESCFQAPADKPALTLADESGQTETLSYGQLEELVNRVASGLKNLNFKPGDAVALYMPLGKEAVAAYLGIIKAGMAAVLIADSFSSQELSSRLKIAKAKAVITVDAYAYNQKLLNVYSRVKEANTPLAVVVQNQPDTQLRSDDIIWDDFLGETTAETHIGQPDDTISILFSSGTTSEPKAIPWNQLTPIKCAMDGHFHHDIHPNDVVTWTTSMGWMMGPWLIYATLMNQATIALFTGSAASAAFGKFVEETKISILGTIPSLVKVWRASKAMEDYRWSVRVFSSTGEPSNAEDYLYLMWLNNFKAPIIEYCGGTEIGGGYLTGTVVQPAIPATFTTPALGLEIRFRNHETGELDPSQAGEVFIVPPAIGLSQKLLNRDHHEAYYAGSPTLEDGRPLRKHGDNYQVLGELNQTVFYRSQGRADDVMNLGGIKVSAVEIEKVLNQHGVITESAAVAISPPEGGPEQLVVFYLTDRTVEKEPLKKELQKLLSQQLNPLFRIADVVQKDSLPRTASNKLMRRTLRDGYSS
- a CDS encoding SGNH/GDSL hydrolase family protein; this translates as MPVSQLLSLCFLILLIGIVACQPEKKRIVFFGDSITQAGNEPGGYIDLLRQQMDTSRYELIGAGISGNKVPDLQGRVQEDVLSHKPDVVLIYIGINDVWHFYKFEGTTGTEKSVYEAGLKDLIQTITATGSEVILATPTVIGEDPDSQDETNQRLVEYAEVVRQVANETNTPLCDLRTNISEYLRANNLSKQYEGILTGDGVHMNRKGNQFLADQFKSCIL